A stretch of the Notamacropus eugenii isolate mMacEug1 chromosome 2, mMacEug1.pri_v2, whole genome shotgun sequence genome encodes the following:
- the LOC140525169 gene encoding ras GTPase-activating protein 4-like isoform X1, protein MAKRSSLSIRIIEGKNLPAKDITGSSDPYCIVKIDNEPIIRTATVWKTLSPFWGEEYKVHLPPTFHSVSFYVMDEDALSRDDVIGKVCLTRDVLAEHPKGFSGWLHLKEIDPDEEVQGEIHLQMEIVRGQGPQKLRCTVFEARDLARKDRNGASDPFVRVRYNGKTQESSIVKKSCYPRWNETFEFELEESAPGTLCVEAWDWDLVSRNDFLGKVMFNIHGLQAAQREEGWFWLRPDQSKTRVDEGSLGSLQLQVWLRDETVLPSNLYQPLVQLLCREVKLSPKDHPVHLISLIEETTTAECRQEVATNLVKLFLGQGLAKEFLDLLFQLELRRTVEANTLFRSNSLASKSMESFLKVSGMQYLHSVLGPTVNRVFEEKKYVELDPSKVEIKDVGCSGLHRIQTESEVMEQSAQTLQSYLSELLSAISRSVRTCPAVIRATFRQLFKRVQEHFPENKHQNLKFIAVTSFLCLRFFSPAIMAPKLFHLREKHADARTSRTLLLLAKAVQNIGNMDTLASRAKEAWMEPLQPMVQRGVTQLKEFITKLIDIEEKEELDLQRALNLQALPVKEGPLFIHKAKGKGPLLPSFKKLHFSLTSEALSFAKTPSSKKMSFITLANIQAAEKVEEKSFGSSHVMQIIYAGEAGQSETAYLQCKGKVPPPGWKPSLRPGSWVTIMSSWCWPVLQCVNELNQWLSALRKVCLNNQGMLGSYHPGIFRGEKWSCCHQKEKTSLGCDKTRNRVTLQEWNDPLDPDLEAQLIYRHLLGVQDTIREKYLELTALGAAGNIPNIQSEGPGPASMPSIPPSASCWDCLFPGTPCHAGGLGALWFGDLPVAWVSPWSLALSSLLLQKSAFGCKPTPLSPFPRALQGPEPCPGLRSSAVPTCQESSRRLKAPLAGEGSRDIHVLVSWDGSLGPQDRQSWALLVPHPWLALGYILDSNIP, encoded by the exons GACAGCCACAGTTTGGAAGACCTTGTCCCCATTCTGGGGTGAGGAGTACAAGGTCCACCTTCCTCCCACCTTCCACTCCGTGTCCTTCTATGTCATGGATGAAGACGCCCTCAG CCGAGATGATGTCATTGGGAAGGTCTGCCTCACCAGAGATGTCTTAGCTGAGCATCCCAAGG GTTTCAGTGGATGGCTCCACCTGAAGGAGATTGACCCAGATGAGGAGGTGCAGGGAGAGATCCATCTGCAGATGGAGATCGTCCGAGGCCAGGGGCCCCAGAAGCTTCGCTGCACAGTGTTCGAGGCCAG GGACTTGGCCCGAAAGGACCGTAATGGAGCATCTGACCCCTTTGTCCGAGTGCGCTACAATGGCAAGACCCAGGAGAGTTCG ATTGTAAAGAAATCCTGCTACCCAAGATGGAATGAGACCTTTGAGTTTGAGCTGGAGGAGTCTGCCCCAGGGACACTGTGTGTGGAAGCCTGGGACTGGGACCTGGTCAGCAGAAATGACTTCCTGGGCAAG GTGATGTTCAATATCCATGGTCTGCAGGCTGCCCAACGGGAAGAGGGCTGGTTCTGGCTGCGACCAGACCAATCTAAGACCAGAGTGGATGA GGGGAGCCTGGGTTCCTTACAGCTGCAGGTGTGGCTTCGGGATGAGACAGTGCTGCCTTCCAACCTCTACCAGCCCCTGGTGCAGCTGCTTTGCCGGGAAGTCAAACTGAGCCCCAAG gACCATCCAGTGCATCTTATCTCCCTAATCGAGGAGACCACAACTGCCGAGTGTCGCCAAGAGGTGGCCACCAATCTTGTCAAGCTCTTCCTGGGCCAAGGGCTAGCCAAGGAATTCTTAGACCTGCTTTTCCAACTGGAGCTCAGACGGACTG TTGAAGCCAACACCCTCTTCCGGAGCAATTCCTTGGCCTCCAAGTCCATGGAATCCTTTCTGAAG GTCTCAGGTATGCAGTACCTTCACAGTGTTCTGGGTCCAACAGTCAACCGGGTCTTTGAAGAGAAGAAGTATGTGGAACTGGACCCCAGCAAGGTGGAGATCAAAGATGTGGG GTGTTCAGGGCTGCACCGGATCCAGACAGAGAGTGAGGTGATGGAGCAGAGTGCCCAGACCCTGCAGTCATACCTGAGTGAGCTCCTGTCAGCCATCAGTCGCTCAGTGAGAACGTGTCCAGCAGTCATCCGTGCCACCTTCCGCCAGCTTTTCAAGCGGGTGCAGGAGCACTTTCCTGAAAACAAGCACCAG AACCTGAAGTTCATTGCCGTCACCAGCTTCCTGTGCTTACGCTTCTTTTCGCCTGCCATCATGGCACCCAAACTCTTCCACCTGCGTGAGAAGCACGCTGATGCCCGCACCAGCCGCACCTTGCTGCTCTTGGCCAAG GCTGTCCAGAACATAGGCAACATGGACACACTGGCCTCTCGAGCCAAGGAGGCCTGGATGGAGCCCCTCCAGCCCATGGTCCAGAGAGGAGTGACTCAGCTGAAGGAGTTCATTACCAAGCTCATTGACATTGAGGAGAAGGAGG AGTTGGATCTCCAGCGAGCACTTAACCTGCAGGCCCTGCCTGTGAAGGAGGGGCCCCTCTTTATCCACAAGGCCAAGGGCAAGGGTCCACTCCTACCTTCCTTCAAGAAGCTCCACTTCTCTCTCACCAGCGAGGCCCTCAGCTTTGCCAAGACACCCAGTTCCAAG AAAATGTCCTTCATCACACTGGCCAACATCCAGGCAGCCGagaaagtggaagagaagagtttTGGCAGCTCTCACGTCATGCAGATCATCTATGCAGGAGAAGCAGGCCAGTCTGAGACAGCCTATTTGCAATGCAAG GGAAAAGTCCCTCCTCCGGGGTGGAAGCCCTCTCTCAGGCCAGGCTCCTGGGTTACCATCATGAGCTCCTGGTGCTGGCCTGTGTTGCAGTGTGTGAATGAACTGAACCAGTGGCTGTCTGCCCTGCGCAAAGTCTGCCTCAACAACCAGGGCATGCTGGGCTCCTACCACCCGGGTATCTTCCGAGGAGAAAAGTGGAGCTGTTGTCATCAGAAGGAAAAGACAA GTCTGGGCTGTGACAAAACCCGAAACCGGGTGACCCTGCAAGAGTGGAATGACCCCCTGGACCCAGACCTGGAAGCGCAGCTCATCTATAGACACTTGTTGGGTGTCCAAGACACAATCCG TGAAAAGTACCTGGAGCTGACTGCCCTGGGGGCTGCTGGGAATATCCCCAACATCCAAAGTGAAG GCCCAGGCCCTGCCTCGATGCCATCCATCCCACCCTCTGCCTCCTGCTGGGACTGTTTATTCCCAGGAACTCCCTGTCATGCTGGTGGCCTAGGAGCTCTGTGGTTTGGAGATCTGCCTGTGGCCTGGGTGAGCCCCTGGTCCCTGGCCCTGTCCTCACTTCTGCTCCAAAAATCAGCTTTTGGCTGCAAACCAACACCCCTTTCCCCATTTCCACGAGCACTTCAGGGGCCTGAGCCTTGTCCTGGGCTGCGCAGCAGCGCTGTTCCAACGTGTCAAGAGAGCAGCAGGAGGTTGAAAGCGCCCCTCGctggggaggggagcagagaCATCCATGTGTTGGTTTCCTGGGATGGGTCACTGGGGCCCCAGGATCGGCAGTCCTGGGCCCTCCTTGTCCCCCATCCTTGGCTCGCTCTGGGTTACATCCTTGATTCTAACATTCCATGA
- the LOC140525169 gene encoding ras GTPase-activating protein 4-like isoform X4 codes for MAKRSSLSIRIIEGKNLPAKDITGSSDPYCIVKIDNEPIIRTATVWKTLSPFWGEEYKVHLPPTFHSVSFYVMDEDALSRDDVIGKVCLTRDVLAEHPKGFSGWLHLKEIDPDEEVQGEIHLQMEIVRGQGPQKLRCTVFEARDLARKDRNGASDPFVRVRYNGKTQESSIVKKSCYPRWNETFEFELEESAPGTLCVEAWDWDLVSRNDFLGKVMFNIHGLQAAQREEGWFWLRPDQSKTRVDEGSLGSLQLQVWLRDETVLPSNLYQPLVQLLCREVKLSPKDHPVHLISLIEETTTAECRQEVATNLVKLFLGQGLAKEFLDLLFQLELRRTVEANTLFRSNSLASKSMESFLKVSGMQYLHSVLGPTVNRVFEEKKYVELDPSKVEIKDVGCSGLHRIQTESEVMEQSAQTLQSYLSELLSAISRSVRTCPAVIRATFRQLFKRVQEHFPENKHQNLKFIAVTSFLCLRFFSPAIMAPKLFHLREKHADARTSRTLLLLAKAVQNIGNMDTLASRAKEAWMEPLQPMVQRGVTQLKEFITKLIDIEEKEELDLQRALNLQALPVKEGPLFIHKAKGKGPLLPSFKKLHFSLTSEALSFAKTPSSKKMSFITLANIQAAEKVEEKSFGSSHVMQIIYAGEAGQSETAYLQCKCVNELNQWLSALRKVCLNNQGMLGSYHPGIFRGEKWSCCHQKEKTSLGCDKTRNRVTLQEWNDPLDPDLEAQLIYRHLLGVQDTIREKYLELTALGAAGNIPNIQSEAPEDGPTQLFQVLRDLEDAHRSGPLTTVDQEKNYLLELQT; via the exons GACAGCCACAGTTTGGAAGACCTTGTCCCCATTCTGGGGTGAGGAGTACAAGGTCCACCTTCCTCCCACCTTCCACTCCGTGTCCTTCTATGTCATGGATGAAGACGCCCTCAG CCGAGATGATGTCATTGGGAAGGTCTGCCTCACCAGAGATGTCTTAGCTGAGCATCCCAAGG GTTTCAGTGGATGGCTCCACCTGAAGGAGATTGACCCAGATGAGGAGGTGCAGGGAGAGATCCATCTGCAGATGGAGATCGTCCGAGGCCAGGGGCCCCAGAAGCTTCGCTGCACAGTGTTCGAGGCCAG GGACTTGGCCCGAAAGGACCGTAATGGAGCATCTGACCCCTTTGTCCGAGTGCGCTACAATGGCAAGACCCAGGAGAGTTCG ATTGTAAAGAAATCCTGCTACCCAAGATGGAATGAGACCTTTGAGTTTGAGCTGGAGGAGTCTGCCCCAGGGACACTGTGTGTGGAAGCCTGGGACTGGGACCTGGTCAGCAGAAATGACTTCCTGGGCAAG GTGATGTTCAATATCCATGGTCTGCAGGCTGCCCAACGGGAAGAGGGCTGGTTCTGGCTGCGACCAGACCAATCTAAGACCAGAGTGGATGA GGGGAGCCTGGGTTCCTTACAGCTGCAGGTGTGGCTTCGGGATGAGACAGTGCTGCCTTCCAACCTCTACCAGCCCCTGGTGCAGCTGCTTTGCCGGGAAGTCAAACTGAGCCCCAAG gACCATCCAGTGCATCTTATCTCCCTAATCGAGGAGACCACAACTGCCGAGTGTCGCCAAGAGGTGGCCACCAATCTTGTCAAGCTCTTCCTGGGCCAAGGGCTAGCCAAGGAATTCTTAGACCTGCTTTTCCAACTGGAGCTCAGACGGACTG TTGAAGCCAACACCCTCTTCCGGAGCAATTCCTTGGCCTCCAAGTCCATGGAATCCTTTCTGAAG GTCTCAGGTATGCAGTACCTTCACAGTGTTCTGGGTCCAACAGTCAACCGGGTCTTTGAAGAGAAGAAGTATGTGGAACTGGACCCCAGCAAGGTGGAGATCAAAGATGTGGG GTGTTCAGGGCTGCACCGGATCCAGACAGAGAGTGAGGTGATGGAGCAGAGTGCCCAGACCCTGCAGTCATACCTGAGTGAGCTCCTGTCAGCCATCAGTCGCTCAGTGAGAACGTGTCCAGCAGTCATCCGTGCCACCTTCCGCCAGCTTTTCAAGCGGGTGCAGGAGCACTTTCCTGAAAACAAGCACCAG AACCTGAAGTTCATTGCCGTCACCAGCTTCCTGTGCTTACGCTTCTTTTCGCCTGCCATCATGGCACCCAAACTCTTCCACCTGCGTGAGAAGCACGCTGATGCCCGCACCAGCCGCACCTTGCTGCTCTTGGCCAAG GCTGTCCAGAACATAGGCAACATGGACACACTGGCCTCTCGAGCCAAGGAGGCCTGGATGGAGCCCCTCCAGCCCATGGTCCAGAGAGGAGTGACTCAGCTGAAGGAGTTCATTACCAAGCTCATTGACATTGAGGAGAAGGAGG AGTTGGATCTCCAGCGAGCACTTAACCTGCAGGCCCTGCCTGTGAAGGAGGGGCCCCTCTTTATCCACAAGGCCAAGGGCAAGGGTCCACTCCTACCTTCCTTCAAGAAGCTCCACTTCTCTCTCACCAGCGAGGCCCTCAGCTTTGCCAAGACACCCAGTTCCAAG AAAATGTCCTTCATCACACTGGCCAACATCCAGGCAGCCGagaaagtggaagagaagagtttTGGCAGCTCTCACGTCATGCAGATCATCTATGCAGGAGAAGCAGGCCAGTCTGAGACAGCCTATTTGCAATGCAAG TGTGTGAATGAACTGAACCAGTGGCTGTCTGCCCTGCGCAAAGTCTGCCTCAACAACCAGGGCATGCTGGGCTCCTACCACCCGGGTATCTTCCGAGGAGAAAAGTGGAGCTGTTGTCATCAGAAGGAAAAGACAA GTCTGGGCTGTGACAAAACCCGAAACCGGGTGACCCTGCAAGAGTGGAATGACCCCCTGGACCCAGACCTGGAAGCGCAGCTCATCTATAGACACTTGTTGGGTGTCCAAGACACAATCCG TGAAAAGTACCTGGAGCTGACTGCCCTGGGGGCTGCTGGGAATATCCCCAACATCCAAAGTGAAG CACCTGAGGATGGTCCCACCCAGCTGTTCCAGGTACTCCGGGACCTAGAAGATGCCCACCGCTCTGGTCCTCTGACTACAGTAGACCAAGAGAAGAACTATCTCTTGGAGTTGCAGACGTGA
- the LOC140525169 gene encoding ras GTPase-activating protein 4-like isoform X2, with translation MAKRSSLSIRIIEGKNLPAKDITGSSDPYCIVKIDNEPIIRTATVWKTLSPFWGEEYKVHLPPTFHSVSFYVMDEDALSRDDVIGKVCLTRDVLAEHPKGFSGWLHLKEIDPDEEVQGEIHLQMEIVRGQGPQKLRCTVFEARDLARKDRNGASDPFVRVRYNGKTQESSIVKKSCYPRWNETFEFELEESAPGTLCVEAWDWDLVSRNDFLGKVMFNIHGLQAAQREEGWFWLRPDQSKTRVDEGSLGSLQLQVWLRDETVLPSNLYQPLVQLLCREVKLSPKDHPVHLISLIEETTTAECRQEVATNLVKLFLGQGLAKEFLDLLFQLELRRTVEANTLFRSNSLASKSMESFLKVSGMQYLHSVLGPTVNRVFEEKKYVELDPSKVEIKDVGCSGLHRIQTESEVMEQSAQTLQSYLSELLSAISRSVRTCPAVIRATFRQLFKRVQEHFPENKHQNLKFIAVTSFLCLRFFSPAIMAPKLFHLREKHADARTSRTLLLLAKAVQNIGNMDTLASRAKEAWMEPLQPMVQRGVTQLKEFITKLIDIEEKEELDLQRALNLQALPVKEGPLFIHKAKGKGPLLPSFKKLHFSLTSEALSFAKTPSSKKMSFITLANIQAAEKVEEKSFGSSHVMQIIYAGEAGQSETAYLQCKCVNELNQWLSALRKVCLNNQGMLGSYHPGIFRGEKWSCCHQKEKTSLGCDKTRNRVTLQEWNDPLDPDLEAQLIYRHLLGVQDTIREKYLELTALGAAGNIPNIQSEGPGPASMPSIPPSASCWDCLFPGTPCHAGGLGALWFGDLPVAWVSPWSLALSSLLLQKSAFGCKPTPLSPFPRALQGPEPCPGLRSSAVPTCQESSRRLKAPLAGEGSRDIHVLVSWDGSLGPQDRQSWALLVPHPWLALGYILDSNIP, from the exons GACAGCCACAGTTTGGAAGACCTTGTCCCCATTCTGGGGTGAGGAGTACAAGGTCCACCTTCCTCCCACCTTCCACTCCGTGTCCTTCTATGTCATGGATGAAGACGCCCTCAG CCGAGATGATGTCATTGGGAAGGTCTGCCTCACCAGAGATGTCTTAGCTGAGCATCCCAAGG GTTTCAGTGGATGGCTCCACCTGAAGGAGATTGACCCAGATGAGGAGGTGCAGGGAGAGATCCATCTGCAGATGGAGATCGTCCGAGGCCAGGGGCCCCAGAAGCTTCGCTGCACAGTGTTCGAGGCCAG GGACTTGGCCCGAAAGGACCGTAATGGAGCATCTGACCCCTTTGTCCGAGTGCGCTACAATGGCAAGACCCAGGAGAGTTCG ATTGTAAAGAAATCCTGCTACCCAAGATGGAATGAGACCTTTGAGTTTGAGCTGGAGGAGTCTGCCCCAGGGACACTGTGTGTGGAAGCCTGGGACTGGGACCTGGTCAGCAGAAATGACTTCCTGGGCAAG GTGATGTTCAATATCCATGGTCTGCAGGCTGCCCAACGGGAAGAGGGCTGGTTCTGGCTGCGACCAGACCAATCTAAGACCAGAGTGGATGA GGGGAGCCTGGGTTCCTTACAGCTGCAGGTGTGGCTTCGGGATGAGACAGTGCTGCCTTCCAACCTCTACCAGCCCCTGGTGCAGCTGCTTTGCCGGGAAGTCAAACTGAGCCCCAAG gACCATCCAGTGCATCTTATCTCCCTAATCGAGGAGACCACAACTGCCGAGTGTCGCCAAGAGGTGGCCACCAATCTTGTCAAGCTCTTCCTGGGCCAAGGGCTAGCCAAGGAATTCTTAGACCTGCTTTTCCAACTGGAGCTCAGACGGACTG TTGAAGCCAACACCCTCTTCCGGAGCAATTCCTTGGCCTCCAAGTCCATGGAATCCTTTCTGAAG GTCTCAGGTATGCAGTACCTTCACAGTGTTCTGGGTCCAACAGTCAACCGGGTCTTTGAAGAGAAGAAGTATGTGGAACTGGACCCCAGCAAGGTGGAGATCAAAGATGTGGG GTGTTCAGGGCTGCACCGGATCCAGACAGAGAGTGAGGTGATGGAGCAGAGTGCCCAGACCCTGCAGTCATACCTGAGTGAGCTCCTGTCAGCCATCAGTCGCTCAGTGAGAACGTGTCCAGCAGTCATCCGTGCCACCTTCCGCCAGCTTTTCAAGCGGGTGCAGGAGCACTTTCCTGAAAACAAGCACCAG AACCTGAAGTTCATTGCCGTCACCAGCTTCCTGTGCTTACGCTTCTTTTCGCCTGCCATCATGGCACCCAAACTCTTCCACCTGCGTGAGAAGCACGCTGATGCCCGCACCAGCCGCACCTTGCTGCTCTTGGCCAAG GCTGTCCAGAACATAGGCAACATGGACACACTGGCCTCTCGAGCCAAGGAGGCCTGGATGGAGCCCCTCCAGCCCATGGTCCAGAGAGGAGTGACTCAGCTGAAGGAGTTCATTACCAAGCTCATTGACATTGAGGAGAAGGAGG AGTTGGATCTCCAGCGAGCACTTAACCTGCAGGCCCTGCCTGTGAAGGAGGGGCCCCTCTTTATCCACAAGGCCAAGGGCAAGGGTCCACTCCTACCTTCCTTCAAGAAGCTCCACTTCTCTCTCACCAGCGAGGCCCTCAGCTTTGCCAAGACACCCAGTTCCAAG AAAATGTCCTTCATCACACTGGCCAACATCCAGGCAGCCGagaaagtggaagagaagagtttTGGCAGCTCTCACGTCATGCAGATCATCTATGCAGGAGAAGCAGGCCAGTCTGAGACAGCCTATTTGCAATGCAAG TGTGTGAATGAACTGAACCAGTGGCTGTCTGCCCTGCGCAAAGTCTGCCTCAACAACCAGGGCATGCTGGGCTCCTACCACCCGGGTATCTTCCGAGGAGAAAAGTGGAGCTGTTGTCATCAGAAGGAAAAGACAA GTCTGGGCTGTGACAAAACCCGAAACCGGGTGACCCTGCAAGAGTGGAATGACCCCCTGGACCCAGACCTGGAAGCGCAGCTCATCTATAGACACTTGTTGGGTGTCCAAGACACAATCCG TGAAAAGTACCTGGAGCTGACTGCCCTGGGGGCTGCTGGGAATATCCCCAACATCCAAAGTGAAG GCCCAGGCCCTGCCTCGATGCCATCCATCCCACCCTCTGCCTCCTGCTGGGACTGTTTATTCCCAGGAACTCCCTGTCATGCTGGTGGCCTAGGAGCTCTGTGGTTTGGAGATCTGCCTGTGGCCTGGGTGAGCCCCTGGTCCCTGGCCCTGTCCTCACTTCTGCTCCAAAAATCAGCTTTTGGCTGCAAACCAACACCCCTTTCCCCATTTCCACGAGCACTTCAGGGGCCTGAGCCTTGTCCTGGGCTGCGCAGCAGCGCTGTTCCAACGTGTCAAGAGAGCAGCAGGAGGTTGAAAGCGCCCCTCGctggggaggggagcagagaCATCCATGTGTTGGTTTCCTGGGATGGGTCACTGGGGCCCCAGGATCGGCAGTCCTGGGCCCTCCTTGTCCCCCATCCTTGGCTCGCTCTGGGTTACATCCTTGATTCTAACATTCCATGA
- the LOC140525169 gene encoding ras GTPase-activating protein 4-like isoform X5, translating into MAKRSSLSIRIIEGKNLPAKDITGSSDPYCIVKIDNEPIIRTATVWKTLSPFWGEEYKVHLPPTFHSVSFYVMDEDALSRDDVIGKVCLTRDVLAEHPKGFSGWLHLKEIDPDEEVQGEIHLQMEIVRGQGPQKLRCTVFEARDLARKDRNGASDPFVRVRYNGKTQESSIVKKSCYPRWNETFEFELEESAPGTLCVEAWDWDLVSRNDFLGKVMFNIHGLQAAQREEGWFWLRPDQSKTRVDEGSLGSLQLQVWLRDETVLPSNLYQPLVQLLCREVKLSPKDHPVHLISLIEETTTAECRQEVATNLVKLFLGQGLAKEFLDLLFQLELRRTVEANTLFRSNSLASKSMESFLKVSGMQYLHSVLGPTVNRVFEEKKYVELDPSKVEIKDVGCSGLHRIQTESEVMEQSAQTLQSYLSELLSAISRSVRTCPAVIRATFRQLFKRVQEHFPENKHQNLKFIAVTSFLCLRFFSPAIMAPKLFHLREKHADARTSRTLLLLAKAVQNIGNMDTLASRAKEAWMEPLQPMVQRGVTQLKEFITKLIDIEEKEELDLQRALNLQALPVKEGPLFIHKAKGKGPLLPSFKKLHFSLTSEALSFAKTPSSKKMSFITLANIQAAEKVEEKSFGSSHVMQIIYAGEAGQSETAYLQCKGKVPPPGWKPSLRPGSWVTIMSSWCWPVLQCVNELNQWLSALRKVCLNNQGMLGSYHPGIFRGEKWSCCHQKEKTSLGCDKTRNRVTLQEWNDPLDPDLEAQLIYRHLLGVQDTIREKYLELTALGAAGNIPNIQSEALIL; encoded by the exons GACAGCCACAGTTTGGAAGACCTTGTCCCCATTCTGGGGTGAGGAGTACAAGGTCCACCTTCCTCCCACCTTCCACTCCGTGTCCTTCTATGTCATGGATGAAGACGCCCTCAG CCGAGATGATGTCATTGGGAAGGTCTGCCTCACCAGAGATGTCTTAGCTGAGCATCCCAAGG GTTTCAGTGGATGGCTCCACCTGAAGGAGATTGACCCAGATGAGGAGGTGCAGGGAGAGATCCATCTGCAGATGGAGATCGTCCGAGGCCAGGGGCCCCAGAAGCTTCGCTGCACAGTGTTCGAGGCCAG GGACTTGGCCCGAAAGGACCGTAATGGAGCATCTGACCCCTTTGTCCGAGTGCGCTACAATGGCAAGACCCAGGAGAGTTCG ATTGTAAAGAAATCCTGCTACCCAAGATGGAATGAGACCTTTGAGTTTGAGCTGGAGGAGTCTGCCCCAGGGACACTGTGTGTGGAAGCCTGGGACTGGGACCTGGTCAGCAGAAATGACTTCCTGGGCAAG GTGATGTTCAATATCCATGGTCTGCAGGCTGCCCAACGGGAAGAGGGCTGGTTCTGGCTGCGACCAGACCAATCTAAGACCAGAGTGGATGA GGGGAGCCTGGGTTCCTTACAGCTGCAGGTGTGGCTTCGGGATGAGACAGTGCTGCCTTCCAACCTCTACCAGCCCCTGGTGCAGCTGCTTTGCCGGGAAGTCAAACTGAGCCCCAAG gACCATCCAGTGCATCTTATCTCCCTAATCGAGGAGACCACAACTGCCGAGTGTCGCCAAGAGGTGGCCACCAATCTTGTCAAGCTCTTCCTGGGCCAAGGGCTAGCCAAGGAATTCTTAGACCTGCTTTTCCAACTGGAGCTCAGACGGACTG TTGAAGCCAACACCCTCTTCCGGAGCAATTCCTTGGCCTCCAAGTCCATGGAATCCTTTCTGAAG GTCTCAGGTATGCAGTACCTTCACAGTGTTCTGGGTCCAACAGTCAACCGGGTCTTTGAAGAGAAGAAGTATGTGGAACTGGACCCCAGCAAGGTGGAGATCAAAGATGTGGG GTGTTCAGGGCTGCACCGGATCCAGACAGAGAGTGAGGTGATGGAGCAGAGTGCCCAGACCCTGCAGTCATACCTGAGTGAGCTCCTGTCAGCCATCAGTCGCTCAGTGAGAACGTGTCCAGCAGTCATCCGTGCCACCTTCCGCCAGCTTTTCAAGCGGGTGCAGGAGCACTTTCCTGAAAACAAGCACCAG AACCTGAAGTTCATTGCCGTCACCAGCTTCCTGTGCTTACGCTTCTTTTCGCCTGCCATCATGGCACCCAAACTCTTCCACCTGCGTGAGAAGCACGCTGATGCCCGCACCAGCCGCACCTTGCTGCTCTTGGCCAAG GCTGTCCAGAACATAGGCAACATGGACACACTGGCCTCTCGAGCCAAGGAGGCCTGGATGGAGCCCCTCCAGCCCATGGTCCAGAGAGGAGTGACTCAGCTGAAGGAGTTCATTACCAAGCTCATTGACATTGAGGAGAAGGAGG AGTTGGATCTCCAGCGAGCACTTAACCTGCAGGCCCTGCCTGTGAAGGAGGGGCCCCTCTTTATCCACAAGGCCAAGGGCAAGGGTCCACTCCTACCTTCCTTCAAGAAGCTCCACTTCTCTCTCACCAGCGAGGCCCTCAGCTTTGCCAAGACACCCAGTTCCAAG AAAATGTCCTTCATCACACTGGCCAACATCCAGGCAGCCGagaaagtggaagagaagagtttTGGCAGCTCTCACGTCATGCAGATCATCTATGCAGGAGAAGCAGGCCAGTCTGAGACAGCCTATTTGCAATGCAAG GGAAAAGTCCCTCCTCCGGGGTGGAAGCCCTCTCTCAGGCCAGGCTCCTGGGTTACCATCATGAGCTCCTGGTGCTGGCCTGTGTTGCAGTGTGTGAATGAACTGAACCAGTGGCTGTCTGCCCTGCGCAAAGTCTGCCTCAACAACCAGGGCATGCTGGGCTCCTACCACCCGGGTATCTTCCGAGGAGAAAAGTGGAGCTGTTGTCATCAGAAGGAAAAGACAA GTCTGGGCTGTGACAAAACCCGAAACCGGGTGACCCTGCAAGAGTGGAATGACCCCCTGGACCCAGACCTGGAAGCGCAGCTCATCTATAGACACTTGTTGGGTGTCCAAGACACAATCCG TGAAAAGTACCTGGAGCTGACTGCCCTGGGGGCTGCTGGGAATATCCCCAACATCCAAAGTGAAG ctctgatcctATGA